Within Bifidobacterium dentium JCM 1195 = DSM 20436, the genomic segment GGCCATGGCGATGCCAATGCTGTTATAACCAAGGGCGAACCCGAGATTCTGTGCGATGTTGCGCATGGTGGCGTGCGTCAGGTCGATGGCATGCACGAGGCCTATAAGCGAACCGTTCATCAACGTCACGTCGGCGGATTGAATGGCCACATCGGTGCCGGTGCCGATGGCGAAGCCCACGTCGGCACGGGCCAGCGCCGGAGCGTCGTTGATGCCGTCCCCCACCATCGCGACCGTATAGCCCTGCCCTTGCAGTCGGGCTACCTCGTCGGCCTTGTTCTCCGGATGCACGCCGGTAATCACACGGGTCACGCCAACCTGACCAGCCACGGCCTGCGCAGTGGTCTCGTTGTCGCCGGTCAGCATGACGACTTCGATGCCATGTGACTTCAGCCGTGCGATTGCCTCGGCGGAATCCGGTTTGACGGTGTCGGCAACGGCCACGATTCCCGCAAGTTCGCCGTCGATGGCAGTCAATACCGGCGTCTTGCCGTGGCTCGACAGACGTTGCATATCAGCGATGATGTCGTCAAGATTCTCATCACCGACGCTTGGCATACCGATCTCAAGTCGGTCGATCAAATCGGTATTGCCTACCGCGACGGCGTGCGTTTCGCGCACGTCCGCATTCGGCAGGACCACGGAATCATCACGCTTCGCCGAGGCCGCAAGCCAGCGCGAGCTCACCGTGATGTCGGCGGTGACGCCCTGACCGGCAATCGCATGGAATGCCGTGACTTCACCGATTGGAATGCCGCGTTTTTGCGCTCCCGCGACGATGGCCGCAGCAAGCGGATGCTCCGAATCATGCTCGGCGGCGGCGGTCAGCGACAGCAGCCCTTCCGGATCGTTACGCCATTTGCCGAGCGGCAGCACATCAGTGAGTGATGGCTTGCCCGCAGTGATGGTGCCGGTCTTGTCAAGCACCACGGCATTGATCTTACCGGTCGTTTCCAACGCTTCGGCGGAACGGATGAGCACACCCATCTGCGCGGCCCGACCAGTGGAAACCGTTACGGAAAGCGGGGTCGCCAATCCCAATGCACACGGGCATGCGACGAGCAGCACGGAAACGGCGGCGACCAATGCATGCGTGACGCGCGGTTCCGGGCCGAACGCGAACCACAGCGCGCACGACCAGATGGCGATCAGCACGACAATCGGCACGAAAACGCCTGCGATGCTGTCGGCCATGCGTTGCACCGGAGCCTTCGAACTCTGCGCGGATCTGACGAACGCCATAATCTGCGCAAGCACCGTATCCTTACCGATTTTCGTGGCACGATACCGCAATGCGCCGGACTCATTGATGGTGGCGCCGGTTACATTGTCACCGATTTTTTTGGTGACCGGCATGGATTCGCCGGTAATCATGGATTCGTCGACGCTTGAGGTGCCAGCGGTGACGATGCCATCCACCGGTAGCTTTTCGCCGGGACGAATGGCGATGATATCGCCGACCTGCACATCGTCAACGTCAATCTGCTCTTCCTTGCCGTCGCGTATCACCCGAGCGGTTTTCGGCTGCAGTCCGGCCAAGGCGCGCATCGCCTCACCGGTGCCGACACGGGCCCTCGCTTCAAGCAACTGGCCTACAAGCATCAGGGTGATTACCACGCCGACCGCTTCGAAATACGGTTCGCGTGCGTTTTCGGGCAGAATCCGCGGCGCGAACGTGACCACGCAGGAATACAGGAACGCGAATACCGTGCCGAGACTGACGAGTGCGTTCATTTCCGGCGAACGATGCGCGATTGCCGCGAATCCGCTGCGGAAAATCGGCAGGGCCGCGTACCCGACGATTGGTAGCATGAACATCAATTGCAACCATGCTGGCATGCGGTACAGCATGAGCATGGTGGAGCAGAATACCGGAATCGTGCAGATGGCCGCCACGACAAGACGGACGATCAGCATCCTGATTTCGTGCGACCGCGGCGACCGCGGCGACTGCGCAAGGCGGCATGAGCCTGATTCCCTCACGGCATTGGAAACGGCATCGGAAGATGACGGGGCACGTGACGAGGAAGGTGCCGACGTGACCGGCGGACGGAAAGATTCCGCGGCGTCTTCCTGCGTGGATTCCGCACGATGATGCCTGCCAGGCAGTACCTTCAACGTGCCATGCAGCATGTTCATGCCACACGCGAAAGGGTACTCCCCCGGGGTTTGCGGATGCAATGTCAGCGCGGTCGTGCGGAAGGCCGGCAACGCCAGATCCACTCCGAAGTCGGAGAACACGACATGTGACGAACACTCGCCGTCCTCTTTACGGTCGAACACCAATTTCAGCGGCATCCCGGCTTCGGCTTCGATGATGGCGGGACTGTAGCCGCCCTTGACCTCGATTACGGCCTCCTGAACATCACCGTCGATTTTCGCACGATACGCCTT encodes:
- a CDS encoding heavy metal translocating P-type ATPase, with translation MQAVIAIIVALLVSAVVLWFFFAPRKAYRAKIDGDVQEAVIEVKGGYSPAIIEAEAGMPLKLVFDRKEDGECSSHVVFSDFGVDLALPAFRTTALTLHPQTPGEYPFACGMNMLHGTLKVLPGRHHRAESTQEDAAESFRPPVTSAPSSSRAPSSSDAVSNAVRESGSCRLAQSPRSPRSHEIRMLIVRLVVAAICTIPVFCSTMLMLYRMPAWLQLMFMLPIVGYAALPIFRSGFAAIAHRSPEMNALVSLGTVFAFLYSCVVTFAPRILPENAREPYFEAVGVVITLMLVGQLLEARARVGTGEAMRALAGLQPKTARVIRDGKEEQIDVDDVQVGDIIAIRPGEKLPVDGIVTAGTSSVDESMITGESMPVTKKIGDNVTGATINESGALRYRATKIGKDTVLAQIMAFVRSAQSSKAPVQRMADSIAGVFVPIVVLIAIWSCALWFAFGPEPRVTHALVAAVSVLLVACPCALGLATPLSVTVSTGRAAQMGVLIRSAEALETTGKINAVVLDKTGTITAGKPSLTDVLPLGKWRNDPEGLLSLTAAAEHDSEHPLAAAIVAGAQKRGIPIGEVTAFHAIAGQGVTADITVSSRWLAASAKRDDSVVLPNADVRETHAVAVGNTDLIDRLEIGMPSVGDENLDDIIADMQRLSSHGKTPVLTAIDGELAGIVAVADTVKPDSAEAIARLKSHGIEVVMLTGDNETTAQAVAGQVGVTRVITGVHPENKADEVARLQGQGYTVAMVGDGINDAPALARADVGFAIGTGTDVAIQSADVTLMNGSLIGLVHAIDLTHATMRNIAQNLGFALGYNSIGIAMAAGVLYPFTGRMLSPMIAGAAMAFSSLCVVSNASRLRLFDPGKPKTYQVRKPNLSNSKHSQKGNIMGLFSDHKAKNEGSCSGHSCHCGHGNAGSGDTATTVKDPVCGMTIDPATAAATREHEGITYYFCNPGCADKFDQDTARYIA